One window of the Shewanella litorisediminis genome contains the following:
- a CDS encoding acyl-CoA dehydrogenase family protein — protein MDFNFNEDQRQFAELARQFAADELAPFAAKWDEEHHFPKDVIQKAGELGFCSLYSPELEGGMGLSRLDSSIIFEELSKGCTATTAMLTIHNMATWMVTTWGTEALRAEWSEALTTGAKLASYCLTEPGAGSDAASLTSKAVREGDEYVINGSKMFISGAGATELLVVMCRTGEAGPKGISAIAIPADAEGVIYGKAEDKMGWNAQPTRLITFENVRVPVQNLLGEEGQGFTFAMKGLDGGRINIATCSVGTAQAALERSIAYMNERKQFGKPLAAFQALQFKLADMATELVAARQMVRLAAFKLDNQDPEATAYCAMAKRFATDIGFAVCDAALQIHGGYGYIREYPLERHFRDVRVHQILEGTNEIMRLIISRRLLDENANDIL, from the coding sequence ATGGATTTCAATTTCAACGAAGATCAACGTCAGTTCGCCGAACTTGCCCGCCAGTTTGCCGCCGATGAACTGGCCCCCTTTGCCGCCAAGTGGGACGAAGAGCATCACTTCCCCAAAGATGTCATTCAAAAGGCCGGTGAGCTGGGCTTTTGTTCACTCTATTCCCCTGAATTAGAAGGCGGCATGGGCCTGTCGCGCCTGGACAGCTCGATTATTTTTGAAGAGCTCTCCAAGGGCTGTACCGCCACCACCGCCATGCTGACCATTCACAACATGGCCACCTGGATGGTGACCACCTGGGGTACGGAGGCGCTGCGCGCCGAATGGTCCGAGGCCCTGACCACAGGTGCCAAGCTGGCCTCATACTGCCTGACCGAGCCAGGTGCCGGCAGTGATGCCGCATCCCTCACCAGCAAGGCTGTGCGTGAAGGCGACGAGTATGTCATTAACGGCAGTAAGATGTTTATTTCAGGCGCCGGCGCCACTGAACTTCTGGTGGTGATGTGCCGCACAGGCGAAGCCGGTCCCAAGGGCATTTCGGCCATTGCCATTCCCGCCGACGCCGAAGGCGTCATTTACGGCAAGGCAGAAGACAAGATGGGCTGGAACGCCCAGCCAACCCGCCTTATCACCTTTGAAAACGTGCGTGTGCCGGTGCAAAACCTGCTGGGTGAAGAAGGTCAGGGCTTTACCTTCGCCATGAAGGGCCTCGATGGCGGCCGTATCAATATCGCCACCTGCTCTGTGGGTACCGCACAGGCGGCCCTGGAGCGCTCAATCGCCTACATGAACGAGCGCAAGCAGTTTGGCAAGCCACTGGCGGCCTTCCAGGCGCTGCAGTTCAAGCTCGCCGACATGGCTACCGAGCTGGTGGCAGCGCGTCAGATGGTGCGCCTGGCCGCCTTTAAACTGGACAACCAGGACCCGGAAGCCACGGCGTACTGCGCCATGGCCAAACGCTTTGCCACCGACATCGGCTTTGCTGTGTGCGACGCCGCACTGCAAATCCACGGTGGCTATGGTTATATCCGCGAATACCCGCTGGAGCGTCATTTCCGCGACGTGCGGGTACACCAGATCCTGGAAGGCACCAACGAGATCATGCGTCTCATCATTTCCCGTCGTCTGCTGGACGAAAACGCCAACGACATCCTCTGA
- a CDS encoding enoyl-CoA hydratase: MAFLIERIEGNTAILTISNPPANTWTRESLNELKEKVLELNDNKEIYALVLTGEGEKFFSAGADLKLFADGDKGNAATMAKAFGEAFETLSAFRGVSIAAINGYAMGGGLEVALACDIRIAEIQAVMALPEATVGLLPCAGGTQNLTALVGEGWAKRMILCGERIDATKALNLGLVEEVVEKGESLSAAIALAAKVAKQSPSAVAVCKQLIQSGRTMPRTQALPLERELFVGLFDTEDQAEGVNSFLEKRAAQWKNR, translated from the coding sequence ATGGCATTTTTGATTGAACGTATTGAAGGCAATACCGCCATCCTCACCATCAGCAATCCACCGGCCAATACCTGGACCCGTGAGAGCCTGAATGAGCTGAAGGAAAAGGTACTCGAGCTGAATGACAACAAAGAGATTTACGCGCTGGTACTGACCGGGGAAGGGGAGAAGTTCTTTTCCGCCGGCGCCGACCTGAAGCTCTTTGCCGACGGCGACAAGGGCAATGCTGCCACCATGGCCAAGGCCTTCGGTGAAGCCTTTGAAACCTTGAGCGCCTTCCGTGGCGTGTCCATCGCCGCCATCAATGGCTATGCCATGGGCGGAGGCCTTGAAGTGGCGCTGGCCTGCGATATCCGTATCGCCGAAATTCAGGCGGTGATGGCACTGCCGGAAGCCACCGTGGGTCTCTTGCCCTGCGCCGGTGGCACCCAAAACCTGACCGCCCTGGTGGGCGAGGGCTGGGCCAAGCGCATGATCCTCTGTGGTGAGCGTATCGATGCCACCAAGGCACTGAATCTTGGGCTGGTGGAAGAAGTGGTGGAGAAGGGCGAGTCCCTGAGTGCCGCCATTGCCCTTGCCGCCAAGGTTGCCAAACAGAGCCCGTCTGCCGTGGCCGTGTGCAAACAGCTTATCCAGAGTGGCCGCACCATGCCGCGCACTCAGGCACTGCCTTTGGAGCGTGAGCTTTTTGTCGGTCTTTTTGATACCGAAGATCAGGCAGAAGGCGTGAATTCCTTCCTCGAGAAGCGTGCCGCCCAGTGGAAAAACCGCTGA